The Synechococcus sp. BL107 nucleotide sequence GCATGCGGAAAAGGCTCAATCGTATGTTTCCGGGGCAAAAGGATTAAGACCGGCTAGCTGTTCCAACCTTTAAAGGGTTTCTGGTCGAAGCCGGCTGGGGCGATAAGCAATCACAAATTGTTGATGGTTTGTTCCGTCGTGTTTAACGGCGGTGATGAGGTCTTCTCCGGTGTTCCATACCCAAATTTGTTCGTTCTGTTTTGGATCCATGGAGCTGGTGCTGAGCGGAGATCCGTGGCGAGCACGAAGCCCTGCCAACACTTCCGTCATGTCGTCGATGGCGAATTCGTAGGCCAACGATTGGAGCCCAGTATCTGGGGTGAGGTCAAACGTCACTTGCGATACGGGTAGGCGATCCAGCATCACGTTGCGCGCGAAGAAGCGTTCTGGATGCGTTGTATTGGCCTGGTGGATCTCACCGAGATGGGCGTGAACTTGGTCGAGGGGCATGCCCCAGGCCAAGCCTTCAACGCAGGCTTGAACGGGTTGGAGACCCCAAAGAATGATCAGCGATGCCATCAGGCTGATCAGTGCTGCTTGCAATCGGTTCAGCATTACAGCCTTGTTCTTCTCTCCATACTGCCGAGGAGAGTTCCCAGGTCGTTAAAAAGAATCTGGAAGAAACAGGGTGCATGTGTTCGTTGCATTGAAGATCGGGGCATGCTTTCCAAAGCTTGATTCAAACGGTCGAACCTTGAGCTCACAAAACGGATGACAATTAATGATTTAAAAGCTGATCTCACGTCTCGTTTGGGAAAAACAGTTGACTCTTTGTGCACGAGAGATGGAACAATTGCGTTGGCCATCGAAGATTTATATCAACCATCACCGGCGGGGTTTGGCGGTAAGTTGTTTTTAAAGGATGGCTCACAATTCGCTTGGGAGCTTTGGCTTGAAGATGGCGAAAGCTGGAATTTTCATGCAAGGCCCATGGGTGGGGAGGAGGATGTCCAATGACAGGGCTCACCTTTGGTTTATGGGATGTCCTGACGGGATTGAATGCTGGTCATTTGGACAGAAATTTGGCAGTTCGATGCAATGGAAGCCATGGCTGAATCGATTTTATTAGACCGTAAATATCAGCTTCTCACCTGGTTATACCTTGTCTTCCCCAATTACTTGATCACACGATTGCGTCAGCATTTGATGTGGATGATTGCGATATTGCTGCTGTGTTTTGGATCTCCTGCGGCGGCGATGGCTTCCACGGCTGGTGAGGAAGTTGTGGTGTTTCGTTCAGCCTATTGCGAGTGTTGTGAAGCATGGGAATCCCATATTGCTGAGGCAGGGTTTGTGGTTCAAGACCATGTCGCCGACGACATGGATGGCATTAAAGAGGCGATGGGAGTGCCGGCAGATTCGGCGTCTTGCCACACCGCGCGTGTATCCGGTTATGTGGTGGAGGGTCATGTTCCAGCTGCATCGATCCAACGGATGCTGAAGGAGCGTCCTGAAATTAAGGGTCTGGCGGCTCCAGGGATGCCCATGGGTTCCCCTGGTATGGAGGTTGATGGAATGGTTGCCGATCCTTTTTCTGTCTTTTCGATTGCCAACAACGGCACGATGGTTGAAATTGATTTTTATGGATCACATTGAGCCAACGATTCCATGTCTGTAAATGTCAATGATTATTTGTTTGAGTTATCATTGATCGGAGCAATTGAGATTAATCAATATTTTTCTGGCTCGTAAATATCTGATTAAGGCCCTCAACTAATGGGCTCTATCTGTATCAAGCTATCGCGAAAATTTTGCTAATTCTTGAAGAGATGATTGGGTCCATATCCGTTGGGGTGCCTTGCTGTTGTTTCCTTCCTCTGGGGCATGAAGGTGCAAAAGCCTTTGGATTTGGCGTTGGGAAATCAAGTCGGAGTCGTCATCCCTCTTGTTCTCGCGCCAGAGTGCACTGCTTGCATGCGTTGTTATGGCAGATTCCCGTCGCACCGTTTTGATCACCGGTGCGTCCAGCGGCATTGGTTCTGTCACCGCGCATCTGTTGTTGGATCAAGGTTGGAACGTGTTTGCTGCAGCACGGCGTCAGGGGGCGATGGACGATCTTCAGCGTCGTGGGGCTGTGGTGCTTCCCCTGGATGTTGCTGATGCTCGATCCCGTGAAGATCTCGCCGCAGAGATTCACGACAGGACCGGAGGACGGCTGGATGCTTTGGTCAACAACGCTGGATATGGGGAGGTGGGCCCCATGGAAACGATGGAGTTGGAGCGAGCCCGATCCATGTTCGAAGTGAACGTGTTCGGGTTGATGGGGCTCACGCAGCTGCTGTTGCCCGCTATGCGTGATCGCTGTCGTGGCCGGATTATCAACGTGTCATCGATTGCTGGTCGCTTCGCGACTCCCGGTGCCGGCTGGTACTGCGCCAGTAAACATGCCGTGGAGGCGATTAGTGATGCGATGCGCCTCGAATTGCATCAATTCGGAATTCAAGTGGTGCTTATCGAGCCTGGATTAATCCGCACCGGATTCGAACAAGCATCGGCTGAATCGATGGATGAAGCAGGGAAGGATTCCGTTTGGGGAGAGATGATGCGACGGGTGGCCGCCGGATGGGCTGAGAGCTTCCGCAAGGGTTCAGACCCCCAGCTGGTGGCACGAACTATCGCAACGGCGCTTGAAACCAACCAGCCAAAATCGCGGTATCTGTGCGGAAGTGAATCCGAAGCGGTGCTGCTTCAACCATTCGTTCCTTCAGCCCTCTGGGATGTCTTGGTGAGACGGCGTCTATTGGGCTCCTAATCAATCAATTAATCAATTCAAGGCTGACATTGATTTCGCCAGCACGCATCATCTTTAATTCATTGGCTGCGCCATGGGCGAGATCAATCAAGCGGTGATATTTAAATGGTCCTCTGTCATTGATTCATACATTGACGTATCTTCCATTTTCTAAATTAGTCACACGAACAATTGTTCCAAAGGGAAGCGTGCGATGTGCAGCCGTGAACGCTCCTTTCTGCAATATTTCACCATTGGCTGTTCGACGTCCATAAAAACCAGGCCCATACCAACTCGCTATTCCGACACCGAGATGTTTGAGATTGGATGCTGGATGGTTTTGTTCTTGGAGGGAAGACTCTTGTAGAACAGATTTAGTCGATGATTTGGGTTGGATTTGCTCTGCCGACGGCTGGTACCGCAATCAAAAGGAGCAGCAGGAGTCGATCATTCACTCTGAACTAATGGAATGATTGCTCTAACCGTATCGAGGATCACTTGATTGACAATCCATCGAAAATTATATTATTACCCCTTGAAATTGTTTCAAGGCCTACTTTTGTGAGGCGCTATTTTTCGAAATGCTGATTTACAGAAGAGAGTGTTGCCTGTGTTACTGATGGTTCGTAGTGTTCTTGTTTTCATCTGAATCATTGAATTCCTGGGATTGAGATGCATCAATCAGAAATTAACAATTGGATTCGTGTTGCAGCACGGTTAGAAGCTGCTGGTTTGACCGAAACGATGTTTTATCAACGGGCCCGTGCGATTTCCCTCGGGGAACCAGATCCATTGCAGGGCTTTGGAGTTGAGGCTGATGGGGATCAGAGCGGTCCTTGATTAATTTGTGCGATGTAGTGATCACTACTGAATTCTGATTTGACAGTTCACAGTTGCTGCTTCTCTTTTTCTATCGTTAATGGGGTTGCTAGCAGTACATGACGATTCCATTTGGTGAAGTCCCCGAGGCTGAGCGTGATGAGCAAATAGGATTTTGGTGGAAAGATCGCCTTGAATTACTAGTTGATGAAAAGCGGCCAAAAGATGCTCGCGCGTTATACCTTGAATTTGAGAATGATTTGAAGTCTAGCTAATGAGATTGATTGATTTAAGTTTCCTGGAATCTCATTTGTTTGGATATCTATTCTCCATTGAGATTTAGCTTGAGTTTCTTTTTTAGAGGTTGAGAGTTGTGGTCAGTGAGGTTGGTATCGCTTAATTCAAGGTTGAAAAATAGGGCGGTTGGGGCAAGAAAAAATGGCCCTGCGTGCCAGGTGCCTTGATGCAGTTTGATCGCCTCGCTTGGTTGGACTTCCACCAATCGCACGGTGCTGTGGTCAAGTTGCTCGGATTGAAGGTTCGCTGCAGCCACGGCTAACCACCAGGGTTGGGCATCCGCAGAGCTCAAGCATTGGGTGGAGTAGGTGTGTCGCGTCATGCTTCCGAGTACCGCAGGGCGTCGACGAAGACGCATGACGTAGTAGCGCAAATTGGCACCGTTGAACTTCAGTTCGGCATCACGCTTGCTGTGGGGTGTCATGTCGTCCACCGGCAAAATCGCCGTACCAAACTGCTCAAAGTTGCATTGATGAAGACTCAGGGCTGTGAGTGTTTCCATGCTCATGCTGTCTGGATTGCAGTACGGAAGCCGAGGCTGACGGTTTGTACAAAGCCTGGTTCATGGTTGCAGGTTGTGCTCAATCTTGACGAGTCGTTTTTTTTTTAGGCTTGGAACTTGTCTAATGATTTTGTAATTCAGAATCGCGGGCTTAGTTGTTTGGTCTGAGGAGCAATGCAAGGCCTGAGATGCTCACAAGGATTGTGAGAACCCCTAGCACGATTGGGTAGAAGGGCTGAAGGTTGAACCATCCGAATTGGCCGGTATGAATCCTGAGTAACCAAAAGGCGTCGATGTTTTGCTCAAGTAAAAGGCTGTATAGCGATCCTGTTGCTGCCGTGATTAGCAAGGGGGCGGCGGCTAGGGGGACCACCCATCGGTGCAGGCGCCGGGCTCGGCGTTGGGTGGCTGTGGATCGACCGTTCATTGTCGTCTCATCTGCTGATGCAATTGACGCTCATCGGCACAGGGCATCCAGCGGCCATTGTTTTCGTGAACCTCAGTGCAACCAATTTTGTCTGCTTGCCTGAATGCTTCAGCTTCGCTCGCGTAGATCCCCTTGCGATGGGCCTGGGCTGGCAAAGGCGTTGCTGGGGTCACGATTAGAACAATCGTGACCGCTGTGAACGCGTTGATTAAGCGGCGAAATCGGCGTTCCCTCGCGATTGGCATGGCGCCCACAGACATATGCAGGGTGGATTGATGGTTTAACCCATGGATCTGTCTCACTGCCTGTGGCTAGTGCTTTCGTTGCTTTTTGAGGGGGAAGCTTCGTTGCGTTCAATCCCCTCTTCGCTTCGTCGATGCAAGTTCCCTTTGGAGCCTCCACCACTGACATAGATGTTCTCGCCGTTGATCGGCACTGAGTAAGGCGTGGGTGAGCACTTGATGGTGATGGGCCATGGCGCCAAGCAATCGTGATCGATCGGGATGGGCTATGGCCGCTCGCTGGCAGAGCTCAGAAAAAGTGTCTCCTGGCATCGGTGTGACACCTAAATCTGCCAACAAGCGCAAAGACTGCTCCAGGGGCTGGCGAGATCCCAATCGCAGCTGCGTCATCACCAATCCCAGCGATAAGGAGGCCATGCAGGCCAGCACAACAAGAAGTCCTAGCCACCTTTGATGTGGACCGAGTACGGCTTGGAGCCAGGCCTGTTGGCTGGCTTGGTCGAGTCCTAGCCACCAGCGTGTCCAGGCCATATCAAGCCCCCACCACTGACCCTGCAACCACTCCCCTAGCGACCAATTCGCAGGATCAGACCAAGGATTGATTGTCTGCTGTTGTCCTTGATTGACATTGTCGAGGGCATTGCGGTCAGCCCAGAGGCTCGGATCCACTTGCCGCCAACCGCTGCCCTCCAGCCAGACTTCAACCCAGGCATGGGCATCACTTTGCCGCAGTTCCATATAAGGACTGCCAGTCATGGGATCGATCTGTCGGCCACCCAAGTAGCCACTGACAACCCGTGCTGGTACATCCGCCGAGCGCATGACTGCGGCTAAGGCGCTGGCGTAATGGCCACAGAAGCCCACCTGGCTCTCGAATAGAAAACTGTCCAGATCCGTCATCGAGCCAGGGCTCAGGCTGTAACGAAAGGGTTGGCTCTTGAACCAGCGTTCGACGGCCATTAGCCGCTCTTGGTTTGTTGGTAGGGATCGAAATCGACCGCCAAGTTCGTTCAAGCGCGGTAACGAAGCAGGTGGCTGCTTTCGTTCACTCTTGAACGGAGGCCGGCGTTGCCAGCCCATTGGGTCGGAGCCCTTGCTCAGGCGAAAGGAACGCTTTTGTCGTGACGCTGCTCCCACCATTAACTCTCCTTCCGATGTCACCCACTGGTCTTTGGCAGTTGGTTTGGAGCGGCCATCCCAGGGCACCGCACGGGTTGAGGACGGTTCGACGATCCACCACTGACTGATCTCAGAGTCATTGAGTAATCCTCGGTTGGGCTGCCGAGCAAAGGCTGCGTCACGGTGTTGCCAGCGCCGGCCATCGAACTGTTCATGCACCAAGACTCGCCAGTAGGCGTTGGTGGGCAACGTCTCCACACCCGAAAGGCTCACCCTGGCGGCGGATGCATTCACGGTGGCCAATCGTTCGATGCTGAGTGGATCCAGGTTGGATGAAAGGCCGGTTACAGCACCACGCTTTGGCCCCAGCTCAGTGGTCCATAAAGGAGCAATTCGAGGAACAAATAGAAACAGCACCAAGGCCAATGGGAGGGCTGCAAGCAAAAGCTGCAAACTGCGTCGCAACAGTCCACGGAGTGAGAGCATTCCGCCGAGCTCATGGCCCAGGAGACCAGCAAAGGCTGCACTGACCGCGATCAGCTGCAGGATCGTTGCCAAAAGTCCTTGTAATTGAGAGGTGAGAAGCCCTGCGGAGAGCAGCTGCAAAAGGGCCGCAAGCCTTCGATCAAAGGGTTTGCTACCCCGCCAAAGTTTGAGTAGAGCGCAGATCACAAGTCCGAAGGTCGGCCAGGTGAGTGCTGCGGACCAATTCAGGGCAAGGCATTGCAGCAAGAGTGGTGGGATGGCCAGCCAGGCGAAAGTTCCCGGCTGGAGGACACGCTGACGAGCGGTGCGGTTCATTCCGTCGCGAGCGCCTCGAGGCAACCATTGCGATGTTGAAGCCCCCTTCCTGGCGACAACGATTTCGAAGGGAGATGCAGGCCATAGCGTTCACCCCGCTGTTGAAGGGTCCAGATCCGATCGGCCAAGTGCTCCCTTGCTTGCTCCATCGGAACTCCAGGAGCTGGTTTAAGAATCCGCTCCACATCCTCAGGAACGCTGAATACCTTGGCCTGCAATGGGCGCCCTTTTGCAACCCCTGCCCAGTCGACGACCGCGGGACGTTCACCCTGCAGCAAAGGGCGTAGGTCTTGCCATTCATCGAGGCCATCACGCCATCGCGGAGGATGTTGCTCTTGCACTGGACCCGGCCTCCGACGCGGCCAGATCAACTGTTGTGTCGGGGGCCGCCAGCGCGTCCAGCAGATGAAAAGGCCCAGCGGTGCAATGGTTTCGATCTGCAGCTGAGGAGGTTGTTGCCAGCCTCTCCGCTTCGGTGTCCAGCTCAGCCCAACCAGCGAAACACCAGCGGAGAGTTGGACAAACGCAGATTCCGGAGCCTTGCGGAATCGCAGACGAAGCGGAGGTCGCCGATGGCGCGTTTCGATCAGCAGCGGGTAGATGGCTGATTCAGCGGCAAAGGTTGGCGCCGGTTCACCACAGCGCAGTACAAGGCCTTGAAGTGTGTCGTGGGTGAGAAACATCGCCAGCAACATCACGGCGAGCATCACAAAGGCCAGCAGCAGCGTGCTGTTGCTGGTGGTTTGAATCGCCACTAAGAGCAGAAGGGCTGCGGTTGCCAACCAAAGAGCCCCGAAGCGACTCGGAATGATGTACAGGTTGCGGAGTCCGAGCGTGAGTTCAGCGGAGGGCATTCACCTGCTCCAGCAGCTTCGTGCTTAACGGAGTCCCTGAACCTGCCGGACGTCCGGCATCCAAACGATGCTCGACCACCGCTGGCACGACGGACTGAACGTCTTCAACGGTCACGTAATCCCGGCCGAAGAGCAGGGCCCAGGCCCGGGCGGCAGCGAGAAGCGCCTGGCTTGCCCGTGGCGATAAACCCTCCTGACCATGGCGACTTGCGGCAACAAGATCGAGCACGTAATTCATCAACTCATCTGAGCAATGTTGAGCAGCACATTGCTGTTGCAACTGCTTTAAAGACTTGCCATCGAGCAATGGAGGTGTGGTGGCGGCTGGTGAGAAACGTCCGCGCAGTAGCTCCTTTTCTGATTCACGATCCGGAAAACCGAGACTCACTCGCATGAGGAAGCGATCCAGCTGTGCTTCGGGTAGCGGGCTTGTCCCAACCTGATCGAGGCTGTTTTGCGTCGCGATGACAAAAAATGGTTCGGGAAGGTCGTGGCTGATGCCGTCCAAGCTGACCCGTCCCGCTGCCATCGCTTCGAGCAGTGCACTTTGGGTGCGTGGACTGGCGCGATTGATTTCATCGGCCAAGACAACCTGAGTAAATAGTGGTCCGGGTTGAAAGCGAAACGATGCTTCGGCGGTGTTGAACACATTGATCCCAGTGAGATCGGCGGGCAGTAAATCACTGGTGAAACTCACCCGTTTAAATCCAAGGGAAAACACCCGAGCGAGGGCTTCGGCCAAGGTCGATTTGCCCATGCCAGGCCGGTCTTCGATCAAAAGATGGCCTCCTGCCAGCAGACAACTCAAGGCCAGTCGTATCTGCTGCTCCTTGCCGAGCAAGACCTGACCAACGGCGTTGATCAGTGGCTGGAGCGCGGGTGAAGCCAAGGGAAACAAACAACCTCAAGTCCACCTTCTCATTTCTGTGCATTGGATACGAAATGGTGCTGAGCGTTGTTATCGATCAAGTTCCGATCGCTGCGAAGAAACTTATGGTCTTCGGCGTCTAATCCAAGGGATAGAAGAAATTATTGATACTGTTCAGTAATGTTGCGCTCTCGTTATTAATTATTGACTTTTTGGTTGCTTCTTTGCTGTCCGGAGTCGTTGTTCTTTTGGCAGGGCTCAATCTCCTTGCGGCTGTGTTTTGAGTTGATTGTGATAATTGATTTTTTGTCTAGAACGAATTGAGATAAAAAGTGTTCTGGAGTATGCGCATTTGCGTAGATCAATGATGGAAGGCGAAGCTTTCAGGTGTCTGTTGGTGGTCGCACGTCTCGCCCCACGCCTGTCTTCTTAGCTTGGGTTGATGCAACACAGCTCCATGGCCAACGCGGCTGCTTCTGACAAAGCTCAATCCCACGTGGTTGTCGTTGGGGCCGGCTGGGCCGGTTGGGGGGCGGCTAAGGCTCTCTGCGAAGCCGGTGTTCGCGTCACCTTGATCGATGGGATGCCTGATCCCACTGGCAGTCAGCCGATCACCACCACAAGCGGCAAGCCGTTTGAGGCTGGCACCCGAGGTTTTTGGAAGGACTACCCCAATATCGATGCCCTGACGGCAGAGCTCGGACTCGGTTCGATCTTCACGGATTTCACCACCAGTGCGTTTTGGTCGCCCGAGGGGTTGGAGGCAACGGCTCCTGTGTTCGGTGACGCCGTGGCGTTGCCGAGTCCTTTGGGGCAGGCCTTTGCAACGGTCAGCAATTTCAAGCGTCTACCCGTTCAGGATCGACTCAGCATCGCGGGCCTGCTCTACGCAATCCTCGATCTCAATCGCAGTGATGCGGTGTATCGCAAGTACGACGCGATTAGTGCGCTGACGCTGTTTCAGCAGCTCCGTATCAGTGATCGCATGATTGATGATTTTCTGCGGCCGATTCTGTTGGTGGGATTGTTCAAGCCGCCTGAGGAGTTGTCGGCAGCCGTGACGATGGAGCTTCTCTACTACTACGCACTGGCGCATCAAGATTCGTTTGATGTGCGCTGGATCAAGAGCAAGAGCATCGCCGAGCACTTATTTGCCCCCTTGAGTGAGCGGCTTCAGGACGAGCATCAGCTGCAGGTGATGGGAGGCACATTGGCTACAGCACTCAAGATGTCCACCGACACCCGAGGCGTGCGGTCAGTGGAGACCCGATCGGTAACGACTGGACGTAGCAGTGTCGTCGACAACGTCGATGCCGTGGTGCTGGCTGTGGGTGCCAAAGGGATGGGAGCGCTGATGGCCAACTCGCCGGAGTGCGCGGCGTTGACGCCCGAGCTGGTGCGAGCCGGCAGCCTTGATGCGATCGATGTGGTGTCGGTGCGTTTGTGGTTGGATCGCACGATTTCAGTTGCCGATCCCGCCAATGTGTTCTCACGGTTCAGTGCGCTGAAGGGAGCTGGAGCCACGTTCTTCATGCTGGATCAACTGCAACACGACACGAAGCAGGCGCTCTGGGGGGATCAGCCTGAACAGGGTTCGGTGATCGCAAGCGACTTTTACAACGCCTCCGCCATCGCTGAACTCAGCGATCAAGAGGTTGTCGATTGCCTGATGCAGGATCTTCTGCCGATGGCGCAGCCTGCCTTCCGTGGGGCTGTGGTTGTGGATCAGGAGGTGCGTCGATACCCCCGATCGGTGTCCCTGTTTTCGCCAGGAAGCTTTATTCAGCGGCCTCCACTGGAAACCTCTTTGGCGTCCGTGGTTTGCGCCGGAGATTGGGTGCGAATGGGCGAAAGAGAGCATGGTGCCAAAGGCCTCTGCCAGGAGCGGGCCTATGTGAGTGGGCTGGAAGCTGCTAATTCGTTGCTACGCCGAGGAATCGTGAAGGGCAGCAACGCATCCTCAGGCCAGCAACACCCCGTGTTGCCGATCCGCGCCGATGAACCTCAAGTGGTGCTCGGCCGTGCGCTCAACAAACTCGTGATGGATCCCATCGAATCCCTCGGGATTCAGTGGCCCTGGCTATCGAGTTAGTTGGCTGGGGTGCAGCGAAAGGGCTCAGGCCATAAAAAAGGAAGGCCTCCCCAGACCTTCCCCCGTACGACGCATCCCCGTTCCCTCAGGGACTTTCCAATTGTTATGTATCGTCTCGAACTTTTTTGTAGGGACGGGTACAAAGTGCTGATCGATAGAGGATCACAAGTGAACTGATCTTCGATTGGTCAGTACTGGCCTTGCCGCAGGCTTCATCTCGTTCGTGTTTTCTTGGTTGTCTTGACGGACCCTGCACCATGGGATTGTTCATTCTGAACTTTTCCGATGTCCAACGTCCGTGACATGGTCAACACGCACTTGCCTGTTGTCCTCAAAGTTGTCAACACAGTTGCCCTCGTTGTGATCGCTCTCTCGAGTGTTTGTGCTGCTGATTCCTTGAAGGAAATGTCCGGCAAAGCTGCCGCTCCAGCTGCAGTGACCGAGACCAACTGAAGCTGCTAATCACGGGGGCACTTCGCTCCCTTTTTGGTTTTTTGAACAATTGCTTGAATTGTGCCGAAGATTCGTTTGTCAACGCTCGGGACAATGTGTGTTGCTCATAAAAAAAAGGGAGGTCTCCCCAGACCTCCCCACGCTCGACGCCGTCACCCCTGCGGTGACGAGTTGATTGTTATGCACTGAGTCAAGAACCCCTGTAGGGATGAGTACAAAATTGCTGCTGGGTTAGGAGATCAAAAAAAGACCTCTGGGGAGTGGGTACCCCAGAGGTCTTGCCCGCCCTCTCATGACGTGGGTTAACTCTCTTTCAAAGAACTGGTTTTGAGCATGGGGAGAACCGTCTGAACGGGTCGTAAAGACCCACCAGGATTGATGGCACCTTGAAGTTATGCCATCAAGGTGAACATCACCTTCATTCTCTAGGTCTCAATCCCACGGGGCATGTGCCGCGCCATTTGAATCCTCTTATCGCCACTCTTGCGCTGATCAAATAATGAGGTAAAAGAGGTAATCACTGTGAAGTCTCATTGTGTTTGTCACTACTTTTGGGCAAAAAGGTGGCGTAGCTAAAACCTGTACCAGCATCCATTTGGCGGCGCATTGGGCCAAGACTGATCGCTCTGTTGTGTTGGTTGATGCTGATCGCAATCGGTCAGCCACCGCCTATGCCTCAAGGGGGCTACTTCCATTCTCTGTCGTTCCAATGGAAGCGGCGGCAAAAGCTACAAGAAGTGCCGATATTGTGGTGACGGATGGTCAGGCCAGTAGCAACGAAGAAGAGCTAAAGAATTTAGTTGAAGGTTCAGATCTCATTATTCTTCCTACAACAGCGCAAAGTCGATCCATTGAGCTCACTGTTGAAATGGCATGCATGCTGAATAAGTTCGATATCCCCTATGCAGCACTGATCGTGAAGCTGATGCTAGAAAAAAATCTTCGATCGAATTCGCAGGGATATTTTGCAGGGCTTTGATATTGAAGTGCTGCGTACCGAAATTCCTTTGCTCAATGCATTTGAAAATGCTGAGACTCAGGGAGTCACTGTTGATCGAGCTGTGATGAAAAATGGCCGGTCTGATCCGCGACGGATGTCTGGTTTTTATGCCTATTCCCAAGCGTGCGATGAAATTGAATTGTTGATGCCGAAGAGGCAAGTGATTCAGATGCCGATTGGCTGGAATGTTTCGCGCTTAGAAGATCGTTGTGCATAACTCTGTTTAAGTTCATCCAAAGCCAAGCTTTAACGGATTTGATCTGCCTACAACGCTGAGAAATTCAATGCGGTCACTGGCTGGGTCATACAGGGTGTAATTCGTTCCAGAACCGATGCCGACCACACTGCGTTTGGGAACCGCTTGCTCGTTTTGTTGCTCCCCGGTGGGATCTTTCACGTTCGATTGGATCTGCCCCCCTGTCAGCGTTAATCGGAATTGCTGGCCACTACGCGCAGTAAAGAGTCGATTGACATCTAGGCGCGTTAAACGATCCAAAAGGATCAGTGGCGAGGTGGTGTCCTTCAACTGATCACCCACATCGGCGGAGCTGCCATGGATGAGTCCACAATCAAGTTCGATGAAGCCGAACTGCAGCGAAGCCAGCCAGCTGACGTGTGCTGGGTCTACTGCCTTCCGCAATTCCTGAATCGATGTTGTTCTGTTTTGGGTGCTTTGTGCCGGTTCCCCCCGGTAGCCGTACGCCACCAATAGCTGTTCTTCCCACCATCCATAGATGCAGTTGGGCTGCAGATCGCCGCGCTTCGGTTGGCGTAAGCGCGTCAATAGCGCATCGCAATTCCGATCTGGGCCAATCATGTCGCCCAATACAAAGAGGTGGGCTATCCCACGCTGCTTTTTGAGGTCGGATTGGATCCGCTCGTAGAGATCAAGATCTCCGCAAAGTCCACTCACCAGCGCCCAACGTTCAATCATCGCTCGCACACGTGACTGGCATCTTCGGCGCGCTCGGCATATTCGAAGCCATGGCTCAAACGCCAGGCAAACACGTCGGGTAGGCCTGCTTCCACAATGGCCCGGCAGGTTTTGGCCACGTCGTAGTCCACCTCACGAATGCTCACGTCGCCTGTGTTGTCGTCATGGACGACGTAGGTGGCTTTGGTGCTGCCGTGCCTGGGTTCTCCGACGGAGCCAGCATTCACGATGCGACGCATCGGCAGTGTCATCTCCTGTTCACTGGCTGGCTCGTTGCCGCGTTGCTGCACGCTGACGCGAATTGACCCACCGCTCAGTTCCCGTACATAGGGCTGATGGGTGTGACCACAGAACAATGTTTCGGCTCCTGCGGTTTCCACCCGTTCCAAGGCTGCAAAAGCATTCATGTCTGGCAGCAAATATTCGTGCTGACTGTTGGGACTCCCGTGCACGAACAGCAACTTGTCCCTGCGCAGGGTGGTTGGCAATTGGGCGAGGAATGCTTTGTTGTCGTCCGTTAAACGGTCGGCTGTCCAGTGATGGGCGTGATGGCCCCGCCGCTCGGCCAACTGGGAGGGGTAGCTGCATTCACAGGCGTTGAGGCCATCGATGATGTCTTCATCCCAGCAGCCTTGGCAGGTGGGAATAGCGCGCTGGCGTACGAGTTCCACCACTTCATTGGGCTGGGGGCCATAGCCCACCAGGTCGCCCAGGCAGGTGATGGTTTTGATGCCTTGTTGGTCGA carries:
- a CDS encoding phosphoesterase, producing MIERWALVSGLCGDLDLYERIQSDLKKQRGIAHLFVLGDMIGPDRNCDALLTRLRQPKRGDLQPNCIYGWWEEQLLVAYGYRGEPAQSTQNRTTSIQELRKAVDPAHVSWLASLQFGFIELDCGLIHGSSADVGDQLKDTTSPLILLDRLTRLDVNRLFTARSGQQFRLTLTGGQIQSNVKDPTGEQQNEQAVPKRSVVGIGSGTNYTLYDPASDRIEFLSVVGRSNPLKLGFG
- a CDS encoding metallophosphoesterase; its protein translation is MAHAVISCLHANLAAFEAVLDDIDQQGIKTITCLGDLVGYGPQPNEVVELVRQRAIPTCQGCWDEDIIDGLNACECSYPSQLAERRGHHAHHWTADRLTDDNKAFLAQLPTTLRRDKLLFVHGSPNSQHEYLLPDMNAFAALERVETAGAETLFCGHTHQPYVRELSGGSIRVSVQQRGNEPASEQEMTLPMRRIVNAGSVGEPRHGSTKATYVVHDDNTGDVSIREVDYDVAKTCRAIVEAGLPDVFAWRLSHGFEYAERAEDASHVCER